The Salmo salar chromosome ssa04, Ssal_v3.1, whole genome shotgun sequence genomic sequence actaatatagggaatagagtgccatttgggactaacaAGAGTCCGTGGAGCATACAATATAATACCATTTAACatattacaaaataaaaatactattttatattgaaataaaattaaataacGTGATGCATTGAAGTGCAGTGGAATCATCTCAATATTCCCTAATCTATTCCTTTAGCACCTGGAACCAATAGAACCTCTGATCTCTGTACAACTGAGTGTTGTGATTCTTCCTGATTAATTAGGCATTTAACCATTTTATCCTCTATTCAAATAGAATTGAAACTGACCTAGCTATCTCCTAGCCAAAATCCCAATCACATCCCTGATAAAGGTTCTCATAGAATTTCTTGCTGTACCCTTACCTTATTTCTCTCTACTATAACCAGCCTCGGGCTTCCACAGTCCATTACCATCAGCAGCTCTGTGTTAATGCACTGACAGAACCTTCCAGAGTGTTCTACAGCCTGAGTGTTCTAATCAATACCACTCAAGGCTCTTAACTGTAAAAAGCAGAGCTCTCTTCTGTCCTCCCTGactctgtcctccctccaccatcaTAGGTAAAGGAGGCCGTCTCACCCTGTAGTGTAGCTTGACCCTAGTCAAGGGTTGCATTCAAGATGGCATCATTTGTTATGTACAGCATAACACGTTTACTGTGCTTTTTCCTTTACCTACTGACTTCACACAGCACTCCATGGTGACGATATGAATTAGGAATCCCATTCCTAGTGGAATGAGTAGCATACCAGTAGTACTGCTTAAAAATACATCATACAGAATCATATTTCATAATGTTTGTGTTGATCAATAAGTGGTGGAAATTAACAATTAAAAAACAGATACTTAGTAACCTTTCGACCAATCAATCAGATGAGAGATAAGTCGATGGAATgtgttaatattatattattgaATGACATTGACATGTCATTCAATATGTTTGATTCAAATTTGGGGCCAGGAGTTTGGCCATATTCATATACAACAAGTCCAGTTTCCTTCCAGATCCAACCAGTATTAACCAGtcatcaaaataaaaaaaggtctGATGTCAAAACTCATTACAGATGCAGTTGACATGACAACAAAACAGTATTCTAAAACCGTTAAATCATGTGTGGGGTTTGATGTTAGGAGGGTAAAAAGAGGTCAAACAACAATGTAAAGTGGACTCTTAGGGTTGGGGGTGTGGTTGGAGTGTAGGGAGGATTTTGGGGTCTGGAATTACAAGTTgcccctaaccacagatctaggatcagagtacactacttttaaccagagctcatgacatcctattccctacatagtgcactacttaggaaATAATCTGCCATTTGGAACACGTCCATATCCGTCCCTAGAACTGTGGTTACAAACAGCATCTACCTCCTCTGCTGTCACTTGGGAGAGGAGATGTTGCaggtagcctgagtgccagtctgtttgtgctatcatgcctACGGTTTGTGTCATCCCAAACATGGagatggcacaaacagatctgctaCCAGGCTATTGTAGGGGGTCTCACTCCCCTTGGTCGTCATGGGTTACTTCCGTTTGCTCTTGTTGTCGGTGGTTTGGAACACGCTGGAGGCCGACATGAGGTTCTCGATGTACTGGCCTAGAACCTGGTTCTCCGACTTCAACTTCAGGTTCTCCTCTTTGACCGCATCCACACGTGCTGAAAGGTCTGGAACAGAGGTACGGAACTTACAACTAGACAGACCACGTCCTGACAGGT encodes the following:
- the LOC106591957 gene encoding short coiled-coil protein B isoform X4 — protein: MNCDMDDMENQVEMEEKTRLINQVLELQHTLEDLSARVDAVKEENLKLKSENQVLGQYIENLMSASSVFQTTDNKSKRK
- the LOC106591957 gene encoding short coiled-coil protein B isoform X3; the protein is MNCDMDGDMENQVEMEEKTRLINQVLELQHTLEDLSARVDAVKEENLKLKSENQVLGQYIENLMSASSVFQTTDNKSKRK